From the genome of Fibrobacter sp. UWR4, one region includes:
- a CDS encoding RNA-directed DNA polymerase, which translates to MAKSKAKSVADKRYEKFCSIENLQLAWNRIYANSEDIGYKNLYRALFTYYDYDADENLKRLSERLKNRSYKPSKSFKFYKPKQSGLQRMFSLLDIEDLIVYQALANIIVPDFAKKREPLERTFIFSHLFNKEYKDNIFLFEKWKIGYQAYKNNIAKNFNAGLKITAHFDLAAYYDTIDHNSLLNSSFKEKDESGNTGIRKQLEECLERWSNKSDDSLKQHHHGIPQGPMSSAIFGELFLSPIDKFLEKNKITYSRYVDDFVIQGKTLEEVQKAIVLLEIKCKEYGLVPQVGKFEITESKSVEDAIGKAPSLSNQEKENVFSSPEETLSLVNKAFLKESFDSSKIRYILKVYQNSSILLDVVFQEFRNHYEFVEEFCIYLKRFIVSDIDLIYPFVKDQILKTVPYEFVEYELWMLLAEISENFDCSELGEYAVRQLKSCKSFAKFGIYTFLSTLNDNRFISYLSHETEVTMMLFAIPLINSNVVENEKFGDLLSYYARRSSEILKIVLSRHLYNLRLFRKISQEKLEECLVVLPKVDEVSYKTINFYLKEDFGIDSKIKWDDFLGDGYQQACALLYNAHITQKANLSRQVNLFNLPRNIL; encoded by the coding sequence ATGGCAAAATCGAAAGCAAAATCAGTTGCTGATAAAAGATATGAAAAATTTTGTTCTATAGAAAATCTTCAATTAGCATGGAATCGTATATATGCGAATAGTGAAGATATAGGTTATAAAAATCTATATCGAGCACTTTTTACATATTATGATTATGACGCGGATGAAAATCTCAAGCGCCTTTCAGAACGCTTAAAAAATCGATCCTATAAGCCATCAAAATCATTTAAATTTTACAAACCGAAACAGTCTGGTTTGCAAAGAATGTTTTCGCTTTTAGATATTGAAGATTTGATTGTATATCAAGCTCTTGCAAATATTATTGTTCCTGACTTTGCAAAAAAAAGAGAACCTCTTGAGCGCACATTCATTTTTAGTCATCTTTTCAATAAAGAATATAAGGACAATATTTTCTTATTTGAAAAATGGAAAATAGGCTATCAGGCATATAAGAATAATATTGCGAAAAATTTTAATGCAGGTTTAAAGATTACAGCCCATTTTGATTTGGCTGCTTACTATGACACTATTGATCATAATTCCTTATTAAACAGTTCTTTTAAAGAAAAAGATGAAAGTGGGAATACGGGTATTCGTAAACAGTTGGAAGAATGCTTAGAACGTTGGAGTAATAAATCTGATGATTCTTTGAAACAACATCATCACGGAATACCCCAAGGGCCGATGTCTTCTGCCATATTTGGTGAATTGTTTTTATCGCCAATAGATAAATTCCTTGAAAAAAATAAAATTACGTATTCAAGATATGTTGATGATTTTGTTATTCAAGGAAAAACATTAGAAGAAGTTCAAAAAGCAATTGTTTTACTTGAAATAAAATGTAAAGAATACGGTTTAGTTCCTCAAGTTGGAAAGTTTGAAATCACCGAATCTAAATCTGTAGAAGACGCAATCGGAAAAGCTCCTAGTTTGTCAAATCAAGAAAAAGAGAATGTTTTTAGTTCGCCAGAAGAAACTCTTTCTCTAGTAAATAAGGCTTTTCTTAAAGAATCTTTTGATAGTTCAAAAATTCGATACATTTTGAAGGTGTATCAAAATTCATCAATCTTATTGGATGTCGTATTTCAAGAATTCAGAAATCATTACGAATTTGTAGAAGAATTCTGTATATACCTAAAGCGTTTCATCGTTAGTGATATAGATCTGATTTATCCCTTTGTAAAGGATCAAATTCTAAAAACTGTTCCATATGAGTTTGTTGAATACGAATTATGGATGCTTCTTGCTGAAATAAGTGAAAATTTTGATTGTTCAGAACTTGGAGAATATGCCGTAAGACAGTTGAAGTCGTGTAAGTCTTTTGCAAAATTTGGCATATATACATTTTTATCCACGCTAAACGACAATCGTTTTATTTCTTACCTTTCGCATGAGACGGAAGTAACAATGATGTTATTTGCGATTCCATTAATCAATTCTAACGTTGTCGAAAATGAAAAATTCGGCGATTTGCTTTCGTATTATGCAAGAAGAAGTTCAGAAATACTGAAGATTGTGTTGAGTAGACATCTTTACAATTTAAGACTATTTCGAAAAATTAGCCAAGAAAAGTTAGAGGAATGTTTGGTTGTTTTGCCGAAGGTTGATGAAGTTTCTTATAAAACAATCAATTTTTATCTAAAAGAAGATTTTGGAATTGATTCTAAGATAAAGTGGGATGATTTTTTGGGAGATGGCTACCAGCAGGCTTGTGCGTTACTCTATAATGCACATATAACTCAAAAGGCGAATTTAAGTCGCCAAGTAAATTTGTTTAACTTGCCTAGAAATATACTCTAA
- a CDS encoding restriction endonuclease subunit S translates to MSQVEWKEVRLGDVCIVLNGRAYSQPELLNSGKYKVLRVGNLVGGDKFYYSDMELEENKYCFDGDLLYAWACSFDSYIWKEGKTIFHYHIWKLLPKEDVLDKKFFYFYLKYVTPRLLGKTNGSVMQHITKDLFEKTELSLPPLEEQKRIAGILSSLDDKIELNNKINDNLEKQAQLLYSEMFIEEPDVPLGSVVITTSGGTPNRKESSFYTNGSICWVKSKELLGSFILDTEEKITEVALNKSAAKKIPANSVMIAMYGATVGEYGIISKEMTCNQAICALVENEKYPYTYLFMYTKMHKQELINMAVGSAQQNISQLIIKEMLVHSDLDKIQAYHAKTDSLFQEMKMIQEENQRLTILRDTLLPKLMSGESL, encoded by the coding sequence ATGAGTCAAGTTGAGTGGAAAGAAGTAAGGTTAGGAGATGTTTGTATAGTTCTTAATGGACGAGCTTATTCTCAACCTGAATTGTTAAATTCTGGGAAATACAAAGTACTCCGTGTTGGAAATTTAGTTGGTGGAGACAAGTTCTATTATTCTGACATGGAACTTGAAGAGAATAAATATTGCTTTGATGGTGATTTGCTTTACGCATGGGCATGTAGTTTTGACTCTTACATTTGGAAAGAAGGCAAAACAATTTTTCATTATCATATATGGAAATTACTTCCAAAAGAAGATGTCTTAGATAAGAAGTTTTTTTACTTCTACTTGAAATATGTTACACCGAGACTTTTGGGTAAAACAAATGGCAGTGTGATGCAACACATTACGAAGGATTTGTTTGAAAAAACAGAACTTTCATTACCCCCACTAGAAGAACAAAAGCGAATCGCTGGCATCCTCAGCAGCCTCGACGACAAAATCGAACTCAACAATAAGATAAACGATAATTTAGAGAAACAAGCCCAGTTATTGTACTCGGAAATGTTTATAGAAGAACCTGATGTTCCGCTAGGATCTGTTGTGATTACAACTTCTGGAGGAACTCCGAATCGAAAAGAATCTTCTTTTTACACGAATGGTTCTATATGTTGGGTGAAATCAAAGGAACTTCTAGGTTCATTTATTTTAGATACAGAAGAAAAAATTACAGAAGTTGCTCTAAATAAATCTGCCGCAAAAAAAATTCCTGCAAACTCTGTGATGATAGCCATGTATGGTGCTACTGTAGGTGAATACGGCATCATTTCAAAAGAAATGACTTGTAACCAGGCTATTTGCGCCCTCGTTGAAAATGAAAAATATCCATACACCTATTTGTTTATGTACACAAAAATGCATAAACAAGAACTAATAAATATGGCTGTTGGTTCTGCACAGCAAAATATTAGTCAGTTAATTATCAAGGAAATGTTAGTTCACTCTGATTTAGATAAAATTCAAGCATATCATGCAAAAACTGATTCACTATTTCAGGAAATGAAAATGATTCAAGAAGAAAACCAACGCCTAACTATCCTCCGCGACACCCTTCTCCCAAAACTGATGTCCGGTGAAAGTCTTTAG